The following coding sequences lie in one Seriola aureovittata isolate HTS-2021-v1 ecotype China chromosome 5, ASM2101889v1, whole genome shotgun sequence genomic window:
- the susd1 gene encoding sushi domain-containing protein 1 isoform X3: protein MIVVFLLFVFAGVPTAGKTLDVCATCHTNARCDDKADGSGKVCNCKYGFVGNGRTYCQDKDECQIGASRICGQHTTCHNTYGSYFCKCLSGYSPSNNMDVFIPNDGTHCQDIDECGISGQCGEGGQCRNTEGSFECSCQLGYRVHNGTEPFHPDTDKASCKVVDCGQPASVEDTVLLSFTGTTYGNEATFVCDEGFIWVSGDNISVCGANGLWRGSTMVCEEVDCGSPPALPHSHMLWNKSSRIGTEVVYHCNSGYHNVGKGNVSICTSAGQWEEPPVLCQEISCGDPPLLPHTGQVCSGSSTPGSTVTYYCKIGFYHSEGNNVSLCTADGLWTKPNISCKEVRCGAPPPIPHSVMLWDNISTVGSQVVYQCKSGYRSVGEGNVSVCSASGEWDEASLLCQEINCQEPVFKPHSKTLWDGTSHIGSVVYYQCDEGYHTRGLRNSSVCGENGQWEDIDLWCEEISCGPPLILPHTNLLWDHTSRPGSVVLYECVDGFYLESGNNMSVCSISGEWGKISVKCQAKCGTVPFLANSEVVWHKRSVVIHRCVEGYHSWRGSNVSVCGVSGVWQEATLRCIEIKPPINHLNILNEKCLHWKAEKYEEDPEDYKVTYVGSRDYQSSFHDKRKRLLSSKADQLELCLNLLPVTNYSISITAVSARFTATITTNTSLPVPPAPVVYYREFETPVPTLRLRRSANTLDPISLYQVFVLPIEEIMLFDCSSPGRPDPSRKSKSSSEYITAQIRLTQVGTEMNFTVGDGLYYGGFYNAPLENGRNYYIILRAVSHWKTALKSSCVLWAKIGGTSYVLKVSSLSAAASVGLVALAILVGYSCIWFFRRT, encoded by the exons ATGATCGTGGtgtttctgctctttgtctTTGCAG gTGTGCCAACAGCAGGCAAAACTCTGGATGTGTGTGCCACCTGCCACACTAACGCCAGATGTGACGACAAGGCAGACGGCTCAGGCAAAGTTTGTAACTGCAAGTACGGGTTTGTTGGAAATGGAAGAACATACTGTCAAG atAAAGATGAGTGTCAGATAGGAGCCAGTAGGATCTGTGGGCAGCACACCACATGCCACAACACATATGGCAGCTACTTCTGTAAGTGCCTGTCTGGCTACAGCCCTTCTAACAACATGGACGTCTTCATCCCAAATGATGGAACCCACTGCCAGG ACATTGACGAGTGTGGGATCTCAGGGCAGTGTGGAGAGGGAGGTCAGTGCAGGAACACAGAGGGCAGCTTTGAGTGCAGCTGTCAGCTGGGATACCGAGTCCACAATGGAACCGAGCCTTTTCATCCTGACACAGACAAAGCTTCCTGCAAAG TGGTTGACTGTGGCCAGCCTGCCTCAGTGGAGGACACGGTGCTGTTGTCCTTCACAGGAACCACATACGGCAACGAAGCCACATTTGTCTGTGATGAAGGCTTCATTTGGGTGAGTGGAGACAACATCTCTGTGTGTGGAGCTAATGGACTGTGGAGAGGATCAACAATGGTCTGTGAAG AGGTTGACTGTGGCTCGCCCCCTGCCCTCCCTCACTCACATATGCTGTGGAATAAGAGTTCAAGGATTGGCACTGAGGTGGTTTATCACTGTAACTCTGGCTATCATAATGTTGGAAAGGGAAATGTCTCCATTTGTACTTCTGCTGGACAGTGGGAAGAGCCGCCTGTGCTCTGCCAAG AGATATCATGTGGGGATCCTCCATTACTGCCACACACTGGGCAAGTGTGCAGTGGCAGCTCCACCCCTGGAAGCACAGTGACTTACTACTGTAAAATAGGATTTTATCACAGTGAAGGAAATAATGTGTCGTTGTGCACAGCTGATGGTCTCTGGACAAAGCCAAACATCTCATGCAAAG AGGTTCGATGTGGTGCGCCCCCACCCATCCCTCATTCAGTCATGCTGTGGGATAACATTTCCACTGTGGGCTCTCAAGTTGTTTACCAGTGTAAATCTGGATATCGCAGTGTTGGAGAGGGAAATGTATCAGTCTGTTCTGCCAGTGGAGAATGGGATGAggcctctctgctctgtcaag AAATCAACTGTCAGGAGCCTGTGTTTAAACCTCATTCTAAAACACTATGGGATGGCACATCGCACATTGGCAGCGTGGTGTATTACCAGTGTGATGAAGGATATCACACCAGGGGCCTGAGAAACTCGTCAGTATGTGGAGAGAATGGACAGTGGGAGGATATTGATCTATGGTGTGAAG aAATAAGCTGCGGTCCCCCACTAATCCTCCCCCATACTAACCTCCTGTGGGACCACACCAGCAGACCGGGCAGCGTGGTAttgtatgagtgtgtggatGGATTTTACCTGGAGAGTGgaaataatatgtcagtgtgttcAATATCAGGAGAGTGGGGAAAAATATCTGTAAAGTGCCAAG ctAAATGTGGCACGGTTCCCTTCCTTGCCAACTCAGAGGTGGTGTGGCATAAAAGAAGTGTAGTGATCCACCGCTGTGTGGAGGGGTATCACAGCTGGAGGGGCAgtaatgtctctgtgtgtggcgTCTCTGGGGTGTGGCAGGAAGCTACTCTGAGATGTATAG AAATAAAGCCACCTATCAATCACCTGAATATTCtcaatgaaaaatgtttgcatTGGAAAGCAGAGAAGTACGAGGAGGATCCAGAAGATTACAAG GTGACGTACGTAGGATCCAGAGACTACCAGAGCTCTTTTCATGATAAGAGGAAGCGGCTTCTGAGCTCCAAGGCCGACCAGCTGGAGCTCTGTCTCAACCTGCTTCCAGTCACAAACTACAGCATCTCCATCACTGCAGTATCTGCCAGATTCACAGCCACCATCACCACTAACACCAGTTTACCAG TACCTCCAGCACCAGTTGTTTACTACAGAGAATTTGAGACTCCAGTACCAACTTTGAGGCTACGCAGATCAGCCAACACACTGGACCCAATAAG cTTGTACCAAGTGTTTGTGCTTCCTATAGAGGAGATCATGCTGTTTGATTGTTCCAGTCCTGGACGCCCAGACCCCTCAAGAAAAAGCAAATCCTCATCAGAGTACATAACTGCTCAGATCCGCCTCACACAGGTCGGGACAGAGATGAACTTTACTGTTGGGGATGGACTCTACTATGGAGGCTTCTATAATGCACCACTGGAGAATGGCAGGAACTATTATATCATCTTACGAGCTGTCAGTCACTGGAAAACA GCTTTAAAAAGTTCCTGTGTCCTGTGGGCTAAAATAGGAG GTACATCCTATGTCCTGAAGGTTTCATCGCTGTCAGCTGCTGCGTCAGTAGGACTGGTGGCCTTGGCCATTTTGGTTGGATACAGTTGCATCTG GTTTTTCAGGAGGACATGA
- the susd1 gene encoding sushi domain-containing protein 1 isoform X4, which produces MIVVFLLFVFAGVPTAGKTLDVCATCHTNARCDDKADGSGKVCNCKYGFVGNGRTYCQDKDECQIGASRICGQHTTCHNTYGSYFCKCLSGYSPSNNMDVFIPNDGTHCQDIDECGISGQCGEGGQCRNTEGSFECSCQLGYRVHNGTEPFHPDTDKASCKVVDCGQPASVEDTVLLSFTGTTYGNEATFVCDEGFIWVSGDNISVCGANGLWRGSTMVCEEVDCGSPPALPHSHMLWNKSSRIGTEVVYHCNSGYHNVGKGNVSICTSAGQWEEPPVLCQETLCGSPPVSESTEREWNGNTAPGGTVYYFCKKGFFSKGGHNVSVCNENGQWTSPALSCQEISCGDPPLLPHTGQVCSGSSTPGSTVTYYCKIGFYHSEGNNVSLCTADGLWTKPNISCKEVRCGAPPPIPHSVMLWDNISTVGSQVVYQCKSGYRSVGEGNVSVCSASGEWDEASLLCQEINCQEPVFKPHSKTLWDGTSHIGSVVYYQCDEGYHTRGLRNSSVCGENGQWEDIDLWCEAKCGTVPFLANSEVVWHKRSVVIHRCVEGYHSWRGSNVSVCGVSGVWQEATLRCIEIKPPINHLNILNEKCLHWKAEKYEEDPEDYKVTYVGSRDYQSSFHDKRKRLLSSKADQLELCLNLLPVTNYSISITAVSARFTATITTNTSLPVPPAPVVYYREFETPVPTLRLRRSANTLDPISLYQVFVLPIEEIMLFDCSSPGRPDPSRKSKSSSEYITAQIRLTQVGTEMNFTVGDGLYYGGFYNAPLENGRNYYIILRAVSHWKTALKSSCVLWAKIGGTSYVLKVSSLSAAASVGLVALAILVGYSCIWFFRRT; this is translated from the exons ATGATCGTGGtgtttctgctctttgtctTTGCAG gTGTGCCAACAGCAGGCAAAACTCTGGATGTGTGTGCCACCTGCCACACTAACGCCAGATGTGACGACAAGGCAGACGGCTCAGGCAAAGTTTGTAACTGCAAGTACGGGTTTGTTGGAAATGGAAGAACATACTGTCAAG atAAAGATGAGTGTCAGATAGGAGCCAGTAGGATCTGTGGGCAGCACACCACATGCCACAACACATATGGCAGCTACTTCTGTAAGTGCCTGTCTGGCTACAGCCCTTCTAACAACATGGACGTCTTCATCCCAAATGATGGAACCCACTGCCAGG ACATTGACGAGTGTGGGATCTCAGGGCAGTGTGGAGAGGGAGGTCAGTGCAGGAACACAGAGGGCAGCTTTGAGTGCAGCTGTCAGCTGGGATACCGAGTCCACAATGGAACCGAGCCTTTTCATCCTGACACAGACAAAGCTTCCTGCAAAG TGGTTGACTGTGGCCAGCCTGCCTCAGTGGAGGACACGGTGCTGTTGTCCTTCACAGGAACCACATACGGCAACGAAGCCACATTTGTCTGTGATGAAGGCTTCATTTGGGTGAGTGGAGACAACATCTCTGTGTGTGGAGCTAATGGACTGTGGAGAGGATCAACAATGGTCTGTGAAG AGGTTGACTGTGGCTCGCCCCCTGCCCTCCCTCACTCACATATGCTGTGGAATAAGAGTTCAAGGATTGGCACTGAGGTGGTTTATCACTGTAACTCTGGCTATCATAATGTTGGAAAGGGAAATGTCTCCATTTGTACTTCTGCTGGACAGTGGGAAGAGCCGCCTGTGCTCTGCCAAG AGACTTTGTGTGGAAGTCCTCCTGTAAGTGAATCCACTGAGCGTGAGTGGAACGGTAACACGGCTCCTGGAGGCACCGTGTACTACTTCTGTAAAAAAGGCTTTTTTAGCAAAGGAGGACATAATGTATCAGTCTGTAATGAAAACGGTCAGTGGACATCCCCAGCTCTGTCATGTCAAG AGATATCATGTGGGGATCCTCCATTACTGCCACACACTGGGCAAGTGTGCAGTGGCAGCTCCACCCCTGGAAGCACAGTGACTTACTACTGTAAAATAGGATTTTATCACAGTGAAGGAAATAATGTGTCGTTGTGCACAGCTGATGGTCTCTGGACAAAGCCAAACATCTCATGCAAAG AGGTTCGATGTGGTGCGCCCCCACCCATCCCTCATTCAGTCATGCTGTGGGATAACATTTCCACTGTGGGCTCTCAAGTTGTTTACCAGTGTAAATCTGGATATCGCAGTGTTGGAGAGGGAAATGTATCAGTCTGTTCTGCCAGTGGAGAATGGGATGAggcctctctgctctgtcaag AAATCAACTGTCAGGAGCCTGTGTTTAAACCTCATTCTAAAACACTATGGGATGGCACATCGCACATTGGCAGCGTGGTGTATTACCAGTGTGATGAAGGATATCACACCAGGGGCCTGAGAAACTCGTCAGTATGTGGAGAGAATGGACAGTGGGAGGATATTGATCTATGGTGTGAAG ctAAATGTGGCACGGTTCCCTTCCTTGCCAACTCAGAGGTGGTGTGGCATAAAAGAAGTGTAGTGATCCACCGCTGTGTGGAGGGGTATCACAGCTGGAGGGGCAgtaatgtctctgtgtgtggcgTCTCTGGGGTGTGGCAGGAAGCTACTCTGAGATGTATAG AAATAAAGCCACCTATCAATCACCTGAATATTCtcaatgaaaaatgtttgcatTGGAAAGCAGAGAAGTACGAGGAGGATCCAGAAGATTACAAG GTGACGTACGTAGGATCCAGAGACTACCAGAGCTCTTTTCATGATAAGAGGAAGCGGCTTCTGAGCTCCAAGGCCGACCAGCTGGAGCTCTGTCTCAACCTGCTTCCAGTCACAAACTACAGCATCTCCATCACTGCAGTATCTGCCAGATTCACAGCCACCATCACCACTAACACCAGTTTACCAG TACCTCCAGCACCAGTTGTTTACTACAGAGAATTTGAGACTCCAGTACCAACTTTGAGGCTACGCAGATCAGCCAACACACTGGACCCAATAAG cTTGTACCAAGTGTTTGTGCTTCCTATAGAGGAGATCATGCTGTTTGATTGTTCCAGTCCTGGACGCCCAGACCCCTCAAGAAAAAGCAAATCCTCATCAGAGTACATAACTGCTCAGATCCGCCTCACACAGGTCGGGACAGAGATGAACTTTACTGTTGGGGATGGACTCTACTATGGAGGCTTCTATAATGCACCACTGGAGAATGGCAGGAACTATTATATCATCTTACGAGCTGTCAGTCACTGGAAAACA GCTTTAAAAAGTTCCTGTGTCCTGTGGGCTAAAATAGGAG GTACATCCTATGTCCTGAAGGTTTCATCGCTGTCAGCTGCTGCGTCAGTAGGACTGGTGGCCTTGGCCATTTTGGTTGGATACAGTTGCATCTG GTTTTTCAGGAGGACATGA
- the susd1 gene encoding sushi domain-containing protein 1 isoform X5, protein MIVVFLLFVFAGVPTAGKTLDVCATCHTNARCDDKADGSGKVCNCKYGFVGNGRTYCQDKDECQIGASRICGQHTTCHNTYGSYFCKCLSGYSPSNNMDVFIPNDGTHCQDIDECGISGQCGEGGQCRNTEGSFECSCQLGYRVHNGTEPFHPDTDKASCKVVDCGQPASVEDTVLLSFTGTTYGNEATFVCDEGFIWVSGDNISVCGANGLWRGSTMVCEEISCGDPPLLPHTGQVCSGSSTPGSTVTYYCKIGFYHSEGNNVSLCTADGLWTKPNISCKEVRCGAPPPIPHSVMLWDNISTVGSQVVYQCKSGYRSVGEGNVSVCSASGEWDEASLLCQEINCQEPVFKPHSKTLWDGTSHIGSVVYYQCDEGYHTRGLRNSSVCGENGQWEDIDLWCEEISCGPPLILPHTNLLWDHTSRPGSVVLYECVDGFYLESGNNMSVCSISGEWGKISVKCQAKCGTVPFLANSEVVWHKRSVVIHRCVEGYHSWRGSNVSVCGVSGVWQEATLRCIEIKPPINHLNILNEKCLHWKAEKYEEDPEDYKVTYVGSRDYQSSFHDKRKRLLSSKADQLELCLNLLPVTNYSISITAVSARFTATITTNTSLPVPPAPVVYYREFETPVPTLRLRRSANTLDPISLYQVFVLPIEEIMLFDCSSPGRPDPSRKSKSSSEYITAQIRLTQVGTEMNFTVGDGLYYGGFYNAPLENGRNYYIILRAVSHWKTALKSSCVLWAKIGGTSYVLKVSSLSAAASVGLVALAILVGYSCIWFFRRT, encoded by the exons ATGATCGTGGtgtttctgctctttgtctTTGCAG gTGTGCCAACAGCAGGCAAAACTCTGGATGTGTGTGCCACCTGCCACACTAACGCCAGATGTGACGACAAGGCAGACGGCTCAGGCAAAGTTTGTAACTGCAAGTACGGGTTTGTTGGAAATGGAAGAACATACTGTCAAG atAAAGATGAGTGTCAGATAGGAGCCAGTAGGATCTGTGGGCAGCACACCACATGCCACAACACATATGGCAGCTACTTCTGTAAGTGCCTGTCTGGCTACAGCCCTTCTAACAACATGGACGTCTTCATCCCAAATGATGGAACCCACTGCCAGG ACATTGACGAGTGTGGGATCTCAGGGCAGTGTGGAGAGGGAGGTCAGTGCAGGAACACAGAGGGCAGCTTTGAGTGCAGCTGTCAGCTGGGATACCGAGTCCACAATGGAACCGAGCCTTTTCATCCTGACACAGACAAAGCTTCCTGCAAAG TGGTTGACTGTGGCCAGCCTGCCTCAGTGGAGGACACGGTGCTGTTGTCCTTCACAGGAACCACATACGGCAACGAAGCCACATTTGTCTGTGATGAAGGCTTCATTTGGGTGAGTGGAGACAACATCTCTGTGTGTGGAGCTAATGGACTGTGGAGAGGATCAACAATGGTCTGTGAAG AGATATCATGTGGGGATCCTCCATTACTGCCACACACTGGGCAAGTGTGCAGTGGCAGCTCCACCCCTGGAAGCACAGTGACTTACTACTGTAAAATAGGATTTTATCACAGTGAAGGAAATAATGTGTCGTTGTGCACAGCTGATGGTCTCTGGACAAAGCCAAACATCTCATGCAAAG AGGTTCGATGTGGTGCGCCCCCACCCATCCCTCATTCAGTCATGCTGTGGGATAACATTTCCACTGTGGGCTCTCAAGTTGTTTACCAGTGTAAATCTGGATATCGCAGTGTTGGAGAGGGAAATGTATCAGTCTGTTCTGCCAGTGGAGAATGGGATGAggcctctctgctctgtcaag AAATCAACTGTCAGGAGCCTGTGTTTAAACCTCATTCTAAAACACTATGGGATGGCACATCGCACATTGGCAGCGTGGTGTATTACCAGTGTGATGAAGGATATCACACCAGGGGCCTGAGAAACTCGTCAGTATGTGGAGAGAATGGACAGTGGGAGGATATTGATCTATGGTGTGAAG aAATAAGCTGCGGTCCCCCACTAATCCTCCCCCATACTAACCTCCTGTGGGACCACACCAGCAGACCGGGCAGCGTGGTAttgtatgagtgtgtggatGGATTTTACCTGGAGAGTGgaaataatatgtcagtgtgttcAATATCAGGAGAGTGGGGAAAAATATCTGTAAAGTGCCAAG ctAAATGTGGCACGGTTCCCTTCCTTGCCAACTCAGAGGTGGTGTGGCATAAAAGAAGTGTAGTGATCCACCGCTGTGTGGAGGGGTATCACAGCTGGAGGGGCAgtaatgtctctgtgtgtggcgTCTCTGGGGTGTGGCAGGAAGCTACTCTGAGATGTATAG AAATAAAGCCACCTATCAATCACCTGAATATTCtcaatgaaaaatgtttgcatTGGAAAGCAGAGAAGTACGAGGAGGATCCAGAAGATTACAAG GTGACGTACGTAGGATCCAGAGACTACCAGAGCTCTTTTCATGATAAGAGGAAGCGGCTTCTGAGCTCCAAGGCCGACCAGCTGGAGCTCTGTCTCAACCTGCTTCCAGTCACAAACTACAGCATCTCCATCACTGCAGTATCTGCCAGATTCACAGCCACCATCACCACTAACACCAGTTTACCAG TACCTCCAGCACCAGTTGTTTACTACAGAGAATTTGAGACTCCAGTACCAACTTTGAGGCTACGCAGATCAGCCAACACACTGGACCCAATAAG cTTGTACCAAGTGTTTGTGCTTCCTATAGAGGAGATCATGCTGTTTGATTGTTCCAGTCCTGGACGCCCAGACCCCTCAAGAAAAAGCAAATCCTCATCAGAGTACATAACTGCTCAGATCCGCCTCACACAGGTCGGGACAGAGATGAACTTTACTGTTGGGGATGGACTCTACTATGGAGGCTTCTATAATGCACCACTGGAGAATGGCAGGAACTATTATATCATCTTACGAGCTGTCAGTCACTGGAAAACA GCTTTAAAAAGTTCCTGTGTCCTGTGGGCTAAAATAGGAG GTACATCCTATGTCCTGAAGGTTTCATCGCTGTCAGCTGCTGCGTCAGTAGGACTGGTGGCCTTGGCCATTTTGGTTGGATACAGTTGCATCTG GTTTTTCAGGAGGACATGA
- the susd1 gene encoding sushi domain-containing protein 1 isoform X2, translating into MIVVFLLFVFAGVPTAGKTLDVCATCHTNARCDDKADGSGKVCNCKYGFVGNGRTYCQDKDECQIGASRICGQHTTCHNTYGSYFCKCLSGYSPSNNMDVFIPNDGTHCQDIDECGISGQCGEGGQCRNTEGSFECSCQLGYRVHNGTEPFHPDTDKASCKVVDCGQPASVEDTVLLSFTGTTYGNEATFVCDEGFIWVSGDNISVCGANGLWRGSTMVCEEVDCGSPPALPHSHMLWNKSSRIGTEVVYHCNSGYHNVGKGNVSICTSAGQWEEPPVLCQETLCGSPPVSESTEREWNGNTAPGGTVYYFCKKGFFSKGGHNVSVCNENGQWTSPALSCQEISCGDPPLLPHTGQVCSGSSTPGSTVTYYCKIGFYHSEGNNVSLCTADGLWTKPNISCKEVRCGAPPPIPHSVMLWDNISTVGSQVVYQCKSGYRSVGEGNVSVCSASGEWDEASLLCQEINCQEPVFKPHSKTLWDGTSHIGSVVYYQCDEGYHTRGLRNSSVCGENGQWEDIDLWCEEISCGPPLILPHTNLLWDHTSRPGSVVLYECVDGFYLESGNNMSVCSISGEWGKISVKCQAKCGTVPFLANSEVVWHKRSVVIHRCVEGYHSWRGSNVSVCGVSGVWQEATLRCIEIKPPINHLNILNEKCLHWKAEKYEEDPEDYKVTYVGSRDYQSSFHDKRKRLLSSKADQLELCLNLLPVTNYSISITAVSARFTATITTNTSLPVPPAPVVYYREFETPVPTLRLRRSANTLDPISPGRPDPSRKSKSSSEYITAQIRLTQVGTEMNFTVGDGLYYGGFYNAPLENGRNYYIILRAVSHWKTALKSSCVLWAKIGGTSYVLKVSSLSAAASVGLVALAILVGYSCIWFFRRT; encoded by the exons ATGATCGTGGtgtttctgctctttgtctTTGCAG gTGTGCCAACAGCAGGCAAAACTCTGGATGTGTGTGCCACCTGCCACACTAACGCCAGATGTGACGACAAGGCAGACGGCTCAGGCAAAGTTTGTAACTGCAAGTACGGGTTTGTTGGAAATGGAAGAACATACTGTCAAG atAAAGATGAGTGTCAGATAGGAGCCAGTAGGATCTGTGGGCAGCACACCACATGCCACAACACATATGGCAGCTACTTCTGTAAGTGCCTGTCTGGCTACAGCCCTTCTAACAACATGGACGTCTTCATCCCAAATGATGGAACCCACTGCCAGG ACATTGACGAGTGTGGGATCTCAGGGCAGTGTGGAGAGGGAGGTCAGTGCAGGAACACAGAGGGCAGCTTTGAGTGCAGCTGTCAGCTGGGATACCGAGTCCACAATGGAACCGAGCCTTTTCATCCTGACACAGACAAAGCTTCCTGCAAAG TGGTTGACTGTGGCCAGCCTGCCTCAGTGGAGGACACGGTGCTGTTGTCCTTCACAGGAACCACATACGGCAACGAAGCCACATTTGTCTGTGATGAAGGCTTCATTTGGGTGAGTGGAGACAACATCTCTGTGTGTGGAGCTAATGGACTGTGGAGAGGATCAACAATGGTCTGTGAAG AGGTTGACTGTGGCTCGCCCCCTGCCCTCCCTCACTCACATATGCTGTGGAATAAGAGTTCAAGGATTGGCACTGAGGTGGTTTATCACTGTAACTCTGGCTATCATAATGTTGGAAAGGGAAATGTCTCCATTTGTACTTCTGCTGGACAGTGGGAAGAGCCGCCTGTGCTCTGCCAAG AGACTTTGTGTGGAAGTCCTCCTGTAAGTGAATCCACTGAGCGTGAGTGGAACGGTAACACGGCTCCTGGAGGCACCGTGTACTACTTCTGTAAAAAAGGCTTTTTTAGCAAAGGAGGACATAATGTATCAGTCTGTAATGAAAACGGTCAGTGGACATCCCCAGCTCTGTCATGTCAAG AGATATCATGTGGGGATCCTCCATTACTGCCACACACTGGGCAAGTGTGCAGTGGCAGCTCCACCCCTGGAAGCACAGTGACTTACTACTGTAAAATAGGATTTTATCACAGTGAAGGAAATAATGTGTCGTTGTGCACAGCTGATGGTCTCTGGACAAAGCCAAACATCTCATGCAAAG AGGTTCGATGTGGTGCGCCCCCACCCATCCCTCATTCAGTCATGCTGTGGGATAACATTTCCACTGTGGGCTCTCAAGTTGTTTACCAGTGTAAATCTGGATATCGCAGTGTTGGAGAGGGAAATGTATCAGTCTGTTCTGCCAGTGGAGAATGGGATGAggcctctctgctctgtcaag AAATCAACTGTCAGGAGCCTGTGTTTAAACCTCATTCTAAAACACTATGGGATGGCACATCGCACATTGGCAGCGTGGTGTATTACCAGTGTGATGAAGGATATCACACCAGGGGCCTGAGAAACTCGTCAGTATGTGGAGAGAATGGACAGTGGGAGGATATTGATCTATGGTGTGAAG aAATAAGCTGCGGTCCCCCACTAATCCTCCCCCATACTAACCTCCTGTGGGACCACACCAGCAGACCGGGCAGCGTGGTAttgtatgagtgtgtggatGGATTTTACCTGGAGAGTGgaaataatatgtcagtgtgttcAATATCAGGAGAGTGGGGAAAAATATCTGTAAAGTGCCAAG ctAAATGTGGCACGGTTCCCTTCCTTGCCAACTCAGAGGTGGTGTGGCATAAAAGAAGTGTAGTGATCCACCGCTGTGTGGAGGGGTATCACAGCTGGAGGGGCAgtaatgtctctgtgtgtggcgTCTCTGGGGTGTGGCAGGAAGCTACTCTGAGATGTATAG AAATAAAGCCACCTATCAATCACCTGAATATTCtcaatgaaaaatgtttgcatTGGAAAGCAGAGAAGTACGAGGAGGATCCAGAAGATTACAAG GTGACGTACGTAGGATCCAGAGACTACCAGAGCTCTTTTCATGATAAGAGGAAGCGGCTTCTGAGCTCCAAGGCCGACCAGCTGGAGCTCTGTCTCAACCTGCTTCCAGTCACAAACTACAGCATCTCCATCACTGCAGTATCTGCCAGATTCACAGCCACCATCACCACTAACACCAGTTTACCAG TACCTCCAGCACCAGTTGTTTACTACAGAGAATTTGAGACTCCAGTACCAACTTTGAGGCTACGCAGATCAGCCAACACACTGGACCCAATAAG TCCTGGACGCCCAGACCCCTCAAGAAAAAGCAAATCCTCATCAGAGTACATAACTGCTCAGATCCGCCTCACACAGGTCGGGACAGAGATGAACTTTACTGTTGGGGATGGACTCTACTATGGAGGCTTCTATAATGCACCACTGGAGAATGGCAGGAACTATTATATCATCTTACGAGCTGTCAGTCACTGGAAAACA GCTTTAAAAAGTTCCTGTGTCCTGTGGGCTAAAATAGGAG GTACATCCTATGTCCTGAAGGTTTCATCGCTGTCAGCTGCTGCGTCAGTAGGACTGGTGGCCTTGGCCATTTTGGTTGGATACAGTTGCATCTG GTTTTTCAGGAGGACATGA